In bacterium, the following are encoded in one genomic region:
- a CDS encoding DUF4390 domain-containing protein: MKRLLAAILVLITLSFAVTVPVRAASDGPRIIGLQLHQGEEAVLLSAKLSTEFTDEMLQALRGGVPLTFRYRIRLTRKGTLLGERIVRDRELVHNLEYDPVKQLFLFAGEGYGSELLEMTIKNEDEAIGWLTEINQWPMFPLDRLEKDTKYRVRVMATLRSVELPSVLGYLFFFTTIFNRETPWVQLDFTY; the protein is encoded by the coding sequence ATGAAAAGGCTCCTCGCGGCCATCCTCGTCCTGATCACCTTGTCTTTCGCGGTTACCGTGCCCGTGCGGGCCGCCTCCGACGGTCCCCGGATCATCGGGCTTCAGCTGCACCAGGGGGAGGAGGCTGTCCTCCTGTCGGCAAAGCTGTCCACCGAATTTACAGACGAGATGCTCCAGGCCCTCAGGGGCGGCGTCCCCCTGACTTTCCGATACCGCATCCGCCTGACCCGGAAGGGGACCCTTCTGGGTGAGCGCATCGTTCGCGACCGGGAACTGGTCCACAACCTCGAATACGATCCGGTCAAACAGCTGTTCCTGTTTGCCGGTGAGGGGTACGGCTCCGAACTCCTCGAGATGACGATAAAGAATGAGGACGAGGCCATCGGGTGGTTGACCGAGATCAACCAGTGGCCCATGTTCCCCCTGGACCGTCTCGAGAAGGACACGAAGTACAGGGTCAGGGTCATGGCCACACTTCGCTCCGTGGAGCTGCCCTCGGTCCTCGGATACCTCTTCTTTTTCACCACCATATTCAACCGGGAAACACCATGGGTTCAGCTGGATTTTACCTATTGA